Proteins from one Setaria italica strain Yugu1 chromosome V, Setaria_italica_v2.0, whole genome shotgun sequence genomic window:
- the LOC101760851 gene encoding E3 ubiquitin-protein ligase RNF4 — protein sequence MRLLQTRCTDPRQPRLVSYLNRQKVGGQRKKPTSLLASSQPRTLVAPRGPDDEPDSFLCSIGFGQACIFYCNTMNSPGAGRRIQKRRRTTTKSLSQLLDLNCPPAEGAEGGSPFSSLPVSHNEASSSMTVQLNQASSSIPPATNEPHIGMHSCPIDVEAIDDDVVIYSSTSLPQARQQSTRRITVILDDDSDTNPEPAGDALDEHVNTLLSLGTNRRHEPPSATNTFPVISLVDTPEVNFFKAPPEPVKEVPKEPKFTCPICMNELTEAASTVCGHIFCQKCIKAAIQAQKKCPTCRRTLNKNQHHRVYLPTTE from the exons ATGAGGCTCTTGCAGACCCGGTGCACGGACCCGCGTCAGCCGCGTCTGGTTTCTTATTTAAATCGCCAAAAGGTCGGCGGGCAGAGGAAAAAGCCCACTAGTCTTCTTGCCAGCTCGCAGCCGCGAACCCTAGTCGCTCCGCGCGGCCCAGACGACGAGCCCGATTCGTTCCTG TGTTCTATTGGCTTCGGTCAAGCCTGTATCTTTTACTGCAACACTATGAACTCCCCTGGTGCTGGAAGGCGGATTCAGAAGAGGCGACGAACTACAACAAAGTCTCTCTCACAGCTTTTGGACCTGAACTGTCCCCCTGCTGAAGGGGCTGAGGGGGGTTCACCTTTCAGCAGTTTGCCTGTCTCACACAATGAGGCTTCCAGCAGTATGACTGTACAACTCAACCAGGCTTCCAGTAGTATCCCACCGGCTACTAATGAGCCACACATTGGCATGCATAGTTGCCCCATCGATGTTGAAGCCATCGATGATGATGTTGTTATCTATTCTTCAACATCGCTCCCTCAA GCAAGACAACAGTCGACCAGGCGTATTACTGTGATATTAGATGATGATTCTGATACAAACCCAGAACCAGCAG GGGATGCTCTTGATGAGCATGTGAACACACTGCTATCTCTGGGCACCAACCGCAGGCATGAGCCTCCAAGTGCAACTAACACTTTTCCTGTAATAAGTTTAGTGGACACTCCAGAAGTCAACTTCTTCAAG GCACCCCCTGAACCTGTGAAGGAGGTCCCGAAGGAACCAAAGTTCACCTGCCCGATATGCATGAATGAGCTGACGGAAGCGGCATCCACCGTCTGCGGTCACATTTTCTGCCAGAAGTGCATCAAGGCTGCCATTCAGGCTCAGAAGAAGTGCCCTACCTGCCGAAGGACCCTTAATAAGAACCAGCACCACCGGGTGTACCTCCCAACGACGGAGTAA